TGACGCCGATGATCTTGAAATCGACCTGGTTGATCCTGACTTTCTGGCCGATGACGCTGGCGCCTTCGCCGAACAGGTCATCTCTGGTGGTCGGGGCCAAGACTGCCACTTTAGCCAAGCTCTTTACCTGGGCCTCATTGAAAAATGAGCCGTCGGCGACTTCGACATTCCTGACCGAAGGGTAGGCCGGGGTGGTGCCGACTATCTGCGTGTTCGTATTCTTGCCTTTGGCCGTTACTTGGTAGCGGCGGGAGACATCAGGCGCCACAGCCTTGATTGCAGCGACGCCGCTTTTTATTGCCTCAGCATCATCCAGAGTCAATGTCTGGACACTGCCGCGGCCAGCATTTACTCCTCCGCCAGCGCCCCGCGGCGCCCCTGGAGAAATCAACAATAAATTAGACCCGATCGACTGGATGCTCGACTCGATCGAGCTTTGCGCTCCCTGGCCGATCGAAACCATGGCAATGACCGAACCGATTCCGATGACGATGCCGAGCATGGTCAAGCCGGAACGAGCCTTATTCGCCGTAACTGCAGTATATGTCTCTTGGAACAAATCTGATGTCAGCATATTATTTATTTCGTTTATCTTCAACTATCTCGCCGTCACGCAGTACGATGATACGATGAGCGTGCTGGGCTACGTCGTATTCATGGGTAATCAGGATGATCGTGTGTCCTTCTTCCTTGTTCAATTTTTCAAAAGTATCAAGCACTACCTGCCCGGTCTTAGTATCAAGATTGCCGGTCGGCTCGTCGGCCAAGATTATGGAAGGACTATTAACTAATGCCCGAGCGATCGCTACGCGCTGCATCTGACCGCCGGAAAGCTGATTGGACAAATGACGCCAGCGGTCTTCATCGAGTCCGGCAGCCGCCAAGGCGGCCTTAGCTCGCGACTCGCGTTCAGCAAGAGGGATTTCGGCATAGACCAGAGGCAGCATCACATTCCTAAGTACCGTAGCGCGCGACAAAAGGTTGAACGACTGAAAAACGAAGCCTATCTTGTGCCCCCTGATGTCAGCTAACTGGTCGTCGGTCAATTTGGACACGTCCTGGTCATCGAGAAAATACTCGCCGCTGGTCGGGCTATCAAGCGCCCCGATGATGTGCATCAAGGTCGATTTGCCCGAACCGGAAGGTCCGGTTATGGCCACGAATTCTCCCTTTTCTATCTTGAATGAGACGTTCTTCAGGACATGGGTTTCGCCTCCGCCATTCTTGTATATCTTATTGATATTCTTGCATTCGATCATGCTTTTCAGTTACGCGAGCCTCCTCCGAATACGCCGAACCCTCCTCGCGTATTAGTGGGGCTGGTCGTCGTCTTAGCTGCCGAACTGACGGTACTCAGTATGACTACATCGCCGTCGTTAAGGCCTTGGGTTATTTCGGTTTCGGTATCATTCGCTAATCCGATCTGGACAGTTTTCCTTTCTGGTAAGTTGGGCGAAGTTATGGGAGTACCTGTGTCGGCTGCTGTGGCGTCTGCCCCAGACAGTATCTCGATATATGAACTGTTGCCGTCAGATTTTATAGCGGAATTAGCGACCATTACGGCGCCAGATTTTCGGTCGGTGATTACCGATGCGCTCACGCTCATGCCTGGCTTGACCCGCTCATCCTGGGTATCGAACACTATTTTGACGCCATAGCTGACAACCCCCTGGGAAACCGTACCGATCGTATCGACACTTCCGACCACACCGCTGATGGACAAACCATCAATAGCGCTGAAAGTCAGCATGGCTTTCTGCCCGGTCTTGACTCTGGCGGCATCGACTTCATTCAAAGTAATGCTCGCCACCTGTGACTGGGTAATGACCGTAGCGACGGCGGTGGCTGGAACCGCCTCATCGCCGACCTTGAGCGCTATCTTGGCGATTACGCCGTCGATCGGCGATACGATCTTGGCCTCTGCCAGATTTTCCAGTGCTAGAGAGTAAGAATTTTCGGCCTGCGACAACTGCGCCCTAAGCGAAGCCAGGTCTTCCGGCCGAGGCTTGGCGACTTTCAAAGCATATTGCGCCTGGGAATTCTCGTAAGAAAGCTTTTTTGAGGCCAAGTCTGTCTGGGCCGAATCTAGGGTTTTTTTGTTATCCAGCTGAGCCTGGTCATAGGCCGACTGTGCCGATTCCCAGGCCGACTTGGCACTAGCGGCGCTATTTTTTGAAGACAGGTCGGATGAAGAGAAATTCAGCTTGGCATTGGTAATCGACTGTTTGGATGATTGGGTCGAGTTCAAAGCGGACAGCATGCTCGATTCTTGCGAAGATGCCGCTTGCCGGTATGAATCCAGCGTAGCTTGCGATAGGCTGGAAGCCGTAATCGTATTCAATAATAGTTGATAGACATTATGTTCCAAGATCTTCATCTTCTGTAAAGTATCCATGGTCATGTCGAGTAATTCTTCCTCTTGGGCCCTGTTCCAGCTGATCGAAACCGATTGGTACCGGGCATCCAAGGCAGCCAAAGACTCCTTCGCCACGAGATAAGACGTTTGCGAATCAGACATGGTCTGCGAATTCATGACGCCAAGCAGGGTCTTGTCAGGAAAAGTAGCGGTGCGATCTATCCCCAAGACGCTGTCGGCCGACACCAGAGCAGAGCGCAAACTTAGCATGGCCGAACTGACGGAATTCTTGGCATTATCATAAGCGTTTTCCAGCGCCTGGCTATTGCTGTTGTCGGTCACCGGCTGGCCGGACAGTGAATTCTGATACTGCACCTTGGCGCTATCGTACTGCTGCTGGGCCTTTTTCAGCGCTTGCTCGGCCGTCTGCTTGGTGTATTCGAACGAAGTCTTGGCCGAATCATAAGAGAGCTTGGCCGAATCGACCGACTTCTGCGACACAGCCAAATCTTCCCTGGTCGGTCCGGCAATTTTCAGATTCAAACTCGCACGAGCCGAATCGACGCTATTCTTGGCCTGGCTGGCTTGATTTTTAAGTTCTTTATTATCGAGTTGCATTATGGCATCGCCAGCCTTTACCGCCTGCTTTTCCTTAGCCAAGACGGCCACTACATTGGCCGTACTCTTGGGTTTGATATCGATCTGACTCAAAGCCTCTACCTGACCGGTACCAGTGATCGAAACCACCAAGTCGCCGCGAAATGCTTTGCCTAAAACGTATTGAGTAGGGACGCTCTTAGTCTGGCTGGACTGATACCAATAATAACCGCCGCCCAACAGCAAAATCGAGAGAACAAGCTTCTTCTTATGTGATTTAAGATAAGTGATAATTTTTTCTGTCATCTTGATGGCGTTTACTGCTTGTTAAAGATGCGGATGAATTTGGCATTGATCTGGCCTTGCTCATTCGGATCGCCCATGACCATAACCTCGTCGCCAGTCTTAAGATCGGTGATGGAGAGATTCTGGCGGCGCTCGACGATCGAGGTGTCCTTGCCGACAATGACCGTCTTCTCGATATTGTCAGCTCCCTTGATGGCAAAGGTGCTGGAAGCGATCTTGATGATCTTGCCGCCCGCACCATGCGGGTTCATCATGAAGCGCCCGTCGTTGAACGGCTGAAAACCGCCAAAACCCCGGTCGCGATCGCGACGATCGAAATCGCCCATCATCATGCCAGGGCGCGGGCCGCCGAAATTGCTCGGATAATTCTTTTCCCAGCCGTAGGCGAAATTAGCTTTTTTGAAACCGACGATCATCCCTAGGCGGAAAGCGCCCAGCACGATAATCAAGGCAGCGATCGCCACCAAGGTCCATTTGAAATAATCAGATTTGACGACTTTTTCCATTTCCATATATTTATCTTAATGAGCCAGCCTATGCGGACGATGAGCCAACTCTTGTATTAATATTTTCAAAGCTAATAATGACACGAACAGACCGAGCATCAGCCAGATGGCCGAAGCGACTGGTAACGATTCTACAAGATAGGTCGAATAGATCTGCCAATTGGAAATGACCGCCTTGTAGTCGGAAAATAGCATCTTTACTAGCACCCAGGCCTCGGAACTGGCAAATTCCAGCACAGCCGCTTTGCCCCAAAAAATAGCCGAGATCCCGAAAACAGCCACCATGGAGATAGCGGCGGCTAGCCTGAGTCGGAAATAAAGCACTTGCTTGCGATAAATAGCCAACATTACATCGCCGAACAGCCTCTCGTTCGGCTGCAGAATCGGCATGGAGTCCAAGGCCTCTTCTATTTTGTGTTCAATAATCGATTGTGTCATATCATTGTTCATATTGATATATACGTAAGTAAATAAAAAATGGTGCAATTCGTCATTGACCATTCAGCATGAGCTTCCTTAATTTTATCAGGGCCCGGCGATGCCGGCTTTTGACCGTATCCAATGGTTCCTTATTCATCGCCGCAATCTCAGCAAAAGTTATCTTCTCTCCGTAATACAGGAGCAGGAGCACCCTGTCTTCGGGCGGCAGCTTAAGCAGCTGTTCCTCCAGCTCTTTTTCCAATTCAAGTTTCTCCAATTTCTCCAAAGCCGAAAGTTCGCCGGAGGCGACTGATTCGAAAATATCTTCATTTCCGTCTTCACCAGCCACCACGGAGACTGTTGCGATTTTCTTTTTGCGGAAATAATCGATTAGGGTCCGTCTAGCGATTGTGAAAATCCAAGTCTTGAAACTTTTATCCGAATCATATTTATTGATGCCTCGCCAGACTTTCAAAAAAATTTCCTGGGTCAGGTCCTCTGCTTGAGAAGCATTGCCGATCGCACGGAGAATGAAACCATAAACCAGCGGCAGATACCGCGCCACCAAGACTTCCAGGGCGGGGTCGTCTCCATTTCTATAAGCTGTTATCAGTTGTTCATCGGTTAATAGCTCCATATCCACATACTAGGGCTTAAGTTAAAAATTGGCAAAGCGCGCATCATGTCAGGGTTTTCTTGTCGGTCATTTGCCATTGCGCCAAAGATTGTCGAACAACTGGCGATAATTATCCGCTAGATGCCGGTTACTTATCTTTATGCCGACCAAATTGTTATTTTCCATTGAAAGGATACTGACTATATCCCCCAGAATATACAAAGCGAACTTATTTACGGAACTGCTTGCGGGCAGCCGTCTCATCTCCAGGCCTTGCCTCGATTTGTAATAAGCCAGCTTCTTTTTTTCCAATACCGAATCATTGATAAGCAGTTTGGTCCGGATGTTCTTTTCTTGCCGCATTCTCTTGATCCGATCATGCCACTCCCGGCCGAAGACGAAGCCCCACTCTTCTTGCCAGACGAATTCGTCCCTGATGATCTTCATGGTTTCCTCCGGCTGAGCCTGGCGCAGCATGGACATATATATCTTCTTCAACCCATCCTGTCCCTCAAAAACGACGACCTCGGGAACGCTTATGGCGCTGTGGCTCAAGGCCTTGACTGCCAACTCAACATCCTCCAGTACGGTTTTTTTCAATGCAAGCTGGCGCTCTTCGCCCCTTATCAATTGTTTTAATGCTTCAAGATCTTCAGCCACGAACTGCTTGACCTCGTTCTTGTAAGAGGTACCCACCAGTCCCTTGCCGATCAGCGAATTCAATGATGTATAGACGCTGCTGCGCGAAAGGCGGCATTTTTTAGCGATATGCGTAGCGCTGACCGGAGAGTCGGTTAGCAGCACCTCATAGATGGCCGCTTCATAGTCCCCTAAACCTAAAGATTTCAGATGCTCTTTTAACATATAATGGCTTTATTGCTTGTTGTCGTAACTGTACGACACATTGTACATTATACCAAATATTCTAAGATGAAGGCAAACGCTCATTACAATTACATAAATAAAAGGAGAAAGACATGAAAACCGAGATAGCTTCATCGCAAAAGAATTGGGAAGATGGCGGGTGTTTGCCCTTGCCGCTAGCCAGCATCTGGATTACCGGCGTCTGCCAGCTCAAATGCCGCCACTGCTATGAAGGAGGCGGCCGGAGCCGGAGGAACCACCTGCCTATCGATGAGATCATCCTTACGCTGGACCGACTCTCGCCTTTCGTCAGGTCGTTCTCTTTCATGGGCGGCGAACCGCTGTGCCATCCCGAGATCGCGGAAATCTGTGACTATGCCAAAAACCGGCTCGGAAAGTACACTCTGCTAGTCAGCAACGGTCAAGCGTTTTCCGAAAACCTGGTCGAGCGGCTGCGAGGGAAAATCGATTGCATCAAGCTCGGCATGGATGGCATGAACGCCGAACATCATGACGCTGTAAGGGGCGAAGGCAGCTTTGACAAAGCCTTGCGCTCCTGGCGGCTGCTAACCCCTAACATCCCGACAATGTGTAAATTCACGGTCAATGCGCGAAATATGACAGAGTTGCCCCGAATCGCCAGCTTTTACCAAGAATTGGGCGCCAAAAGACTGATACTCAACGGCTGGCTCCGGATCGGAAACGGGTCGTCCATATGGAATCGCCAGTTCGCCCTGTCACCTGCCCAAATGTCATCGATAAACCGATTCGTTGCCGAGGAACTCAAGCCGAAATACAGCGCTTTTCCCATCTCCCGCTCCTGCTCGCTCGATAACGGCTGCATTGACCATCCCGCCAGGACTTATTACGTCAACCGCGATGGCGCGGTCTCGCCTTGCATCTTTTCCGGCAGTCTAGCGCTCGGCAACATCCGCGAGCCAAGCCAAGACACCGGCGCCCTGCTGTCTCTCGTAGACCGCCAGCGCCGCCATTACCGCAACCTACACACTCTCGAGCCGTCTGTCTCGCTGGACCCTGCCAAAGTCAACGACCCCGCGCTCTTCCTGCCCGCAGATGCATGCCCTCATTAAAAAGGAGACTGTCATGAACACGAAAGCCCCGATCATCCAACAGCATGAGCTGACCAGTAAGTGCAACAACAATTGCCGCTTCTGCTACAACCCGGAACGATGCTGGCAATCGATCGCCGCACCCAGAAATGAAGACAGTGAACGCAATCTTGAAGTGGCCCGAATCTCGATTGCCAAGGGCGTGATGGCTGCCTGCCCGACTGGCGGCGAGCCGCTGCTGGCAGGTGACAATCTCATTAATGTCTTGAAGATCTATCGTCAGGCCGGCTGCTACACCAGCATCAACACCAATGGACGATTAATCACACGTGAGCGGGCCGAACGCCTGTCCGATCATGGCTTGAACTCAGCCCTGATATCACTGCATGGCGTCGGCAAGCTGCACGACTCGATGGTCGGCGAAGCGGGTGCCTTTACGGAAACCCTCGCCGGTATGGCCAACCTCGCCGACTCTGGCGTCCGCGTCATGCCCAACTTCGTGGCCACGGCACAAAATCTGCACGGTCTCGATGCCGTCGCCCGTCTGCTGCTCGATCGCGGCTTCAGCGCCATGACCGTTACGCCTTTTCTGCCATCCTGGGCTGCCCCGGAGCATGAACAATTCATCCTGCAGGCCGAACACTACCGCCGGTATTTCCAGGTTGTGAAGAAAATCGCTTCGATCGGCATGAAAATCGACTCTACCTTGCCTATACCGCCCTGCGTCCTAATCAAATTTTTCCCCAATGACTGGCAATCGCACCTGATCGCCCTGTCGCCCCGGGTCTGCATGGCCGGCAAATCATTCGGAGTGGTTTCGCCAGACGGGCGCTTCCGCGCCTGCATCCAAGCGCCTTATCTCGACGACTATGGCGGCGATGTGATGAAGAATTACGATGACAGCTGGAGCAAGGCCAATGGCTGGGCTGAACACAAGCTTTTGCCCCAAGAATGCCTTGACTGCGCCGCTCTCCCGGTCTGCGGTGGCGGCTGCCGCACGAGCTGCCTCTGGGAAAACCAAGGCTTGCCGGAAGGCAAAACCATGTATATGGGCCGGCCTCTTTCCGACGATGAGGCGCAACCATTCATCGAAAGGATGATAGTCGAAACGATTTCCGAAGTGGCGCCATACGAATGGAATGCCAGGATAATGTCCCGGCAAGAAAGCTGGGGCACCATCGTCTTCAATCCCGGCAACCAATCATTTTGCCTGCTGTCTCCAATCCTTGCTGGATACATGATGGCGCCTTCGCTGGATTTTCAAGACCAGCACACCACCCAGGTTCTCCTGGCCGTAGGCGCTATCAAACGCTCATCGGCACATAACACTGAAACCGTAATGGCACCAGCCGAGGCCAACGTCTTGTCTGCCAACTCGATTCTCCCTCGCCTGGCAGGAAACCTTCAAAACTCCTTGCAAGCACGGCAGCTAAGAGCTGACACCGGAGAACGCTTGTTCTTTTGAAATGCACTTTCAAAAACCCGTACAGTCATCTGTGCGGGTTTTTCTTGCTGGAAATTATGGCATCGCCTCGGCCAGTTCCTTGATTTTCGGCAGGATTATCTCCCAAGACTCGAGCGTCATGCTGTAATACTTTTCCGCCTCGGCCAGTACGGCGAAGTCGCCATGCCTGAGCTTAAGCGTCGTCTTGCTCTCTTGCTCAGAGAGCTCAAACAATATCCCATCATCATCAGTTACCGGCATTCTGCCCATATCAACATCGAAGACCGTGAATTGTAGTATCTTTTCCGGGATGACTTTCGTTACATTGCCTTCGACTTCCACTTTCCCTGTCGCGCTTTTCCAAAGGACAGGGCTGCCCAGCTGCCAATCCGATTCGACTCGGATGTCGCTCGAAAATCCTGGCGTCCACTTGTCCGTATATTCCGGCATAGTAAGCACTTTCCAAACCTTGCCAGCAGAAGCATCTATTTCAACCGATTTTTCAATGAATAATCTGCTCATATACTCAATATTTATCGTGGATAATTGGGGTCGTGGCTGATCATCCACTGGATGCCGAATTTGTCAGTCAGCATTCCGAAGTAGGAGCCCCAGAATACTTTTTCGAGAGGCATATCTATTTTCCCGCCCTGGGACAGTTTGGCGAGCAGCTGATCAGCCTCAGCGTCGCTGCCGACACTGAGCGAAAGCGAAAAATTATTTCCGACTGCCAGCTTCTGCCCCATCGACTCCAAGGAGTCTGTTGCCATAAGGGTGCTGTCTCCGATTCTTAAGGCCACATGCATCAGCTTGTCCTGTACTTCGCTCGGAAATTTCGATGCGTCTGGGGTTTCTTTGAATCTCTGGATCATCGAGAACTCTCCGCCAAAGACGGCTTTGTAAAAATTAAAGGCTTCTTCGGCATTGCCGGCGAAATTCAAATAAGGATTCATCTTAATCATATGTTTATTCTAAGTATTATTTTTTGAATGTACCTCCGGTTGATTAAATAAGCATTAAGGAGCTAGAAAATTAAATGGACATGGCGCCTCCCTTGAATGCTATGATATTCGTCTGTATGATGAAATTATCACCAAAAAAAGCAGGTCGTTAATCAATGCTAGGCTTTAATTATTCAAAATAACATGCAAAAATACGTGGCCCTTCTCCGCGGAATAAACGTCGGAGGAAACAAAAAAGTCCCGATGCCTGAACTCAGAAAAATTTTTGAGGATTCGGGCTACCTTAATGTATCCACCTACATCAACAGCGGAAACGTCATATTCGAGACGGACCGCCAGGGTGCCGAACGCCTGGCAAAAGAATTAGAGACTCTCCTCAAAAAAGCGTTCGGCTTCGACATCAAGTGCATTATGAGGGACAAAAAGAACATCCTGAACCTTCGTCGTAAAATACCATCCGATTGGGAAAACGATACCGAGCAGAGGACTGACATTTTATTCTTGAGTGAAGAATTCAATAACAGAAAATCCCTTGACCTGATTGTCCGTACCACGGGCGTAGACAATCTGATATACATATCCGGAGCAATCGTTTGGAATATGAGGAGAGAAAATTATTCGAAGAGCAGCATGAAAAAATTCATCGGCACTATACTGTACAAAAACATGACCGCCAGGAACCTGAACACGGTCAGAAAACTTGCCGATCTCATGAGATAAGCATATCTTGCATCAAAAAAAATCCCACCAAGACCATGGTGGGATTTTTATATCTTTGGATTGTGTAAGTTTTTAAAAATATTATGACTTAGCTTTTCCATTTTTATTCAAAAATTCCTCAATAATCAATTTGTGGTCAAAAGCCAAATCGGCGGGCAACTCATTTAGTTTATACCAAGCTAAGCCGGCGGCATCGTCTCCGGGCCTAGGTTGGCCCGAAGCTTCAACTGAATAAGCCAAATTAATTACCTGCTTGGGATGCCGGCTTGGATTACTATACGCTCCGACTAAACTGACCTTGCTAACGCTCAAACCTAGTTCTTCTTTAACCTCCCTTTTCACCGCATCTTCAGCAGATTCATCCCATTCAACATAGCCGCCTGGGAGAGCCCAATAATCTTTGAATGGGTTCGCTCCGCGCTTGATTAACAAAATCGAATCATCTTTAACGATAATCGCATCAATTGAGACGCCCCTATTTGCAAATCTTCCACAATGGGAACACTGTTCATTGTTTTTTAATTCCATAAATGTTTGTGTCATATAAAAAGCACTCCTTGAATTAAATAATCCCAACTTCGGCAAGACTGGCGACTAGCTCGGGAAAATTATTATACTTAATTGGATAAAAACCGACGGCATCAGATGATTCTAGACTTTTGGCGGTATCATCGATAAAAACAAGCTCTCCCGCTAAAATCCCCAGCTGACCAATAAGAACATCGAAGGCCCTGGGGTCCGGCTTTATGAAACCGATTTCCGTTGAGACGGCCACCGCATCAAATATCTCCATCAGGCCTGCCTCCCTCATCTTTTCAACTCCCTCGGCCGTATTATTGCTCAAAATGCCGATCTTATACCCCTTAGCCTTAAGTTGCTTTGCCAAATCCAGAACATCGCTATTAATCTGGTGCGTGTTCAGCGATTCAAGAAAGTTCAACAAATTATCTATTTTTTCCGATCTGCCCAACTCATTCAAAATCTTAGCCCAAAAATCATTCTTCGAAAGTTTATCGTGATTTAACAGATGGTTATTTGCAAAATAAACCGACCTATAAACTTCGTGGGGCACATCCAAAAGCTCGAGAATGCGGCGATTAAACTCTGAGCTCGGAATGCCAGCAATAACTCCCCCGTAATCAAAACCGATTGCTTTAAAATTCATGTTATTGAAATAAATATTACTCAAACCATAACACAAAAATTCCAGAAACTAAACAATCCTATCGAAAAAAAATGATTAAATTTAAAGACGCTAAACAATAAAAATATATTGACAAACAATAAACCGTCAATTATGATGACCATATAAAAATATAAATACCCCCCATGAAAAAAGGCTCAACTATTTTTCTTCAGGCAGTCATCGTGCTCATCGGCATCGTGGCGCTAGCCATTATAATCCGGCTTCCCTTGAGTGAGGGGAGGGCTGCAAACTTAGACCTGTTCAGTATTTACACTGATCCGTTCATTATATATGGATACCTGTCGTCTAGCGCATTTTTTATCGCCCTGTATCAGGCGTTCAAACTACTCGGATATATCGGACAAAATAAAGTATTCTCGCTAAACTCCGTAAAGGCTTTAAGGAATATAAAATATTGCGCGATCGTACTAAGCGTTTTGATTGTGCTAGCAGCGCTATATATCAAGATATTCCACGCTAAAGATGACGATCCGGCGGGTTTTCTTGCCCTATGTATTGTGACTACTTTCATCTCTGCAGTAATCGCCACTGCGGCGGCTGTGTTTGAAAAAACTTTGCAAAGCGCCGTCGACATCAAGTCGGAGAATGATTTAACCGTTTAACTGCATGGCTATAATAATTAACATCGATGTGATGCTAGCAAAAAGAAAGATGAGCGTCACCGAGCTTGCAGAGAAAGTCGGCATCACCATGGCCAATATCTCCATATTGAAAAATGGCAAGGCAAAAGCAATCCGACTATCAACCCTGGAGGCCATTTGCGAAGCTTTGGATTGCCAGCCTGGAGACATTTTGGAACATAAAAAGTAACGAAAACGTCATCATATAAAAAGAACGATCAAAATCGTTCTTTTTTGTTACAGCCTCTTGAGTGCCCTCAGGAGGCAGGGATGCTGACGTGACAACTATTTGATTATAAGGGTGGCGACAAACGCGATAATCAGAAATGTGACCAGGTTGTATGAACTGTCTGAAAAAAATCTTTTCCAAGCAAGGCTGCCTTCTGATTTTCCCCAAAGGATATTCTGTCCAATCATCGGCACCGTGAATGCTATCCAAATCGTTATCACATAGAAGAAAACGGCATTGGCTGGCCCGCCATTCTGAATCGTATAACTCGTCACAAAAGCGATGAACAAAGAGGTGAGAAGCGATAAGATCGTCTGCGCCGAATAGCTTTTCCACATTTTCGGCTTAGCCTCGGCAATCAACTTCTGCTTTTCTTCGCTTGATAACTTATCGAAACCCAAATACTGCATATGCCACTTACCCATCGGCGTTGAGTCCATGTACCAAAGAGTTCCCGTGATGGCGCTGATTACGGCGCCCGCAACGCCTACTAAAATGATTGTTCCCATAGATTTAAGCTAATATATTAACCCGATTTCAGTGGGCAACCCACTGCTATTCTTAATTATATTAAATATTTATTGTTAAGCATTAATTAAGGGGTTTATTATAGTTTTTAAAAAATTTCAGTTCTTTTCTTTCCCACAAATCAAAATTACCTCCGGCCCCCATATGGGGGCCGGAGGTAATCCCACTCAAGACACCGGCAAGTCAGGCGGATACTTATTGATGACTTAAGAAGTGTTGACCTAATAGTTAAGGACAAAAACGACATCAATTGGTTAGTAGACCCGCCAAAATTTAAATAAAAATATACGACAGAAAATTATTCACTATCCTCCTCTGCGACATCTGCAATTTCATCCGATATTCGTTTAATAAGCAGCTTTAATGACGTTCTGTCCAGGGCGATAATTTTCTTTGTGCCATAAACAAGGTTTAACTCCTTCATTAAACCTCTCACTTTAGATCTTGATTTGGCAAATTCGGCATTAGAACTCAAAAAATCGAGTACCGATATTAAGATTCTGTTCGACCTGCCCATGGAACGTTCTAGTACTTGCTGATAAATATCCTGCGTTGAAAGCAGCACACTAGTGTAAAAATATGGATCCTCATTCTTTAGATCTCCGAAAAATTCTGGATCAACTTCCCAAGGTGCATAGGTAAGGTGAGCCGCCCACCATAAACGAGCGAGCGCATGTCGCCTCAAATCGCGATCACTATCACCAACCGCAAACCAATGTTCAAACAAATACCGAATCGCTTTTGCCTTCTTTTCATCGTCCTGCTCAATATCTGCATAGGCTCCGTCAAGTCCCCAGCGGGCAATCGTATACTTCCTAAATTCAACGTGGCTCAAATACATCCACAGGCGCGGATCAGACGCTTGAGTCTCGTCGATATCTTTATAATAACGATGCAAAGCGATTGCATTTTGAAGATCTGCTGAAACTGGATCCTTCTCAGGAACCTTAAGCTCTGGCTTTCTTCCTTCAAGCGTAATCGTTGATGATAACACCTGACTTTCGTCAACCGAAAAATCTTCTTCGAAATAACTAGCAAGCGATATACCGGAATATAGATTATTGCGCAATCTCTCCACTACCGCTGATTTAAAAATCTTTTGCGTTATTGTTTTACTCATAGAAGTCTTTTTCATCTTCTTCGTTAATAATAGTTTCCATTCCCTTGAGCCCTCGTGCTATGGGGTGGTCAAGAATTTTTTGCGCTGCTTCTAACGGATCCTTTTCTTCAAGCTTCTTCGACTCAAGGATTGCCTGAAGTCTTCCAAACCAATTAAGACCGCTATATTCTGCTGATGAATTTCGCACTTGATAAATCGAGTCAGCCAGTGCGGGTAGCACTATTGCGCTGTGCAGTATGCCAAGGAGTTGCTTTTGCTTTCGCACTTCGAGATAATTGCGCCAGTCTTCTTTCGACAGGACTATGGTTATCTTTT
The DNA window shown above is from Candidatus Falkowbacteria bacterium and carries:
- a CDS encoding SRPBCC domain-containing protein, whose product is MSRLFIEKSVEIDASAGKVWKVLTMPEYTDKWTPGFSSDIRVESDWQLGSPVLWKSATGKVEVEGNVTKVIPEKILQFTVFDVDMGRMPVTDDDGILFELSEQESKTTLKLRHGDFAVLAEAEKYYSMTLESWEIILPKIKELAEAMP
- a CDS encoding VOC family protein; the protein is MIKMNPYLNFAGNAEEAFNFYKAVFGGEFSMIQRFKETPDASKFPSEVQDKLMHVALRIGDSTLMATDSLESMGQKLAVGNNFSLSLSVGSDAEADQLLAKLSQGGKIDMPLEKVFWGSYFGMLTDKFGIQWMISHDPNYPR
- a CDS encoding DUF1697 domain-containing protein; translation: MQKYVALLRGINVGGNKKVPMPELRKIFEDSGYLNVSTYINSGNVIFETDRQGAERLAKELETLLKKAFGFDIKCIMRDKKNILNLRRKIPSDWENDTEQRTDILFLSEEFNNRKSLDLIVRTTGVDNLIYISGAIVWNMRRENYSKSSMKKFIGTILYKNMTARNLNTVRKLADLMR
- a CDS encoding NUDIX hydrolase; amino-acid sequence: MTQTFMELKNNEQCSHCGRFANRGVSIDAIIVKDDSILLIKRGANPFKDYWALPGGYVEWDESAEDAVKREVKEELGLSVSKVSLVGAYSNPSRHPKQVINLAYSVEASGQPRPGDDAAGLAWYKLNELPADLAFDHKLIIEEFLNKNGKAKS
- a CDS encoding HAD-IA family hydrolase; the encoded protein is MSNIYFNNMNFKAIGFDYGGVIAGIPSSEFNRRILELLDVPHEVYRSVYFANNHLLNHDKLSKNDFWAKILNELGRSEKIDNLLNFLESLNTHQINSDVLDLAKQLKAKGYKIGILSNNTAEGVEKMREAGLMEIFDAVAVSTEIGFIKPDPRAFDVLIGQLGILAGELVFIDDTAKSLESSDAVGFYPIKYNNFPELVASLAEVGII
- a CDS encoding DUF2975 domain-containing protein produces the protein MKKGSTIFLQAVIVLIGIVALAIIIRLPLSEGRAANLDLFSIYTDPFIIYGYLSSSAFFIALYQAFKLLGYIGQNKVFSLNSVKALRNIKYCAIVLSVLIVLAALYIKIFHAKDDDPAGFLALCIVTTFISAVIATAAAVFEKTLQSAVDIKSENDLTV
- a CDS encoding helix-turn-helix transcriptional regulator, with the protein product MAIIINIDVMLAKRKMSVTELAEKVGITMANISILKNGKAKAIRLSTLEAICEALDCQPGDILEHKK
- a CDS encoding DUF1761 domain-containing protein, whose product is MGTIILVGVAGAVISAITGTLWYMDSTPMGKWHMQYLGFDKLSSEEKQKLIAEAKPKMWKSYSAQTILSLLTSLFIAFVTSYTIQNGGPANAVFFYVITIWIAFTVPMIGQNILWGKSEGSLAWKRFFSDSSYNLVTFLIIAFVATLIIK